The following DNA comes from Cytophagia bacterium CHB2.
GTAATCCATGTAGTAAATGTGATCGCCGGAGAGAATCAATACCTGATCCGCATCGAAATTGCGGATGTAGTCGGCATTTTGTCGGATGGCGTCGGCCGTGCCTTTATACCAATCAGAATCCTTTTCGCCGGTACGCGGGGGCAGAATTTTCGCGCCGCGCATGCGGCCCATGAAATCCCATGGCTCGCCGCCGCCGATATGTTCCATCAACGAAAGCGGCTTGTATTGCGTGAGCACGCCGACGTTAATGATGCCGGAATTCTTAGCGTTGCTCAGGGTGAAGTCGATGATGCGATACATGCCGCCGAATGGCACGGCCGGCTTGGCGCGCGCATGCGCGAGAATATTCAGCCGGCTGCCGACGCCGCCGGCCAGCAGCATGGCGAGGGTTTTCTTCATGGGAGAAAGGATATGATTTGTTTCATATCGGCAACTCTTGACCAGGCCACAACGCCTAGTTCGCTGGTACCTTAATTTGCAGGAGTAGTTCCTTCGAAATGTCATTCAGACGAATCTTGTGAAGTACTCGATAATTTGCCTGCAACTTCACAAGATCCCTGGATGACATAAAAGGATTGATAAACTTTTTTTTCTTGAATCTGTCTGAGCCAGGTGTGTTGTGCATAAATGTCACAGAAAGTTTGTCATTTGATTTTAACGCGGCCCGGGCTACGCCGCCGGTAAAAATCAACCGAAAACTTGCACCACTAAAGCGCTGCCGCCCCAGCTTATCTTAAGAAATCGACACACCCGATTCATACACCTTGTCGTGAAACCGCGAGGGCTCCAGCTCCGGATGCACAATGCAATTCGAGCCGATCGTAATGCCCTCGGGTAGAATCGCGCCGCGGCCGATCAGCGTAATGCCGCTGCGCAACAAATCCGAGTATTCTTCATTGTGAATTGTGGGATCGCCAT
Coding sequences within:
- a CDS encoding glucose-1-phosphate adenylyltransferase yields the protein MKKTLAMLLAGGVGSRLNILAHARAKPAVPFGGMYRIIDFTLSNAKNSGIINVGVLTQYKPLSLMEHIGGGEPWDFMGRMRGAKILPPRTGEKDSDWYKGTADAIRQNADYIRNFDADQVLILSGDHIYYMDY